One Massilia sp. 9096 genomic window carries:
- a CDS encoding DUF885 family protein, with amino-acid sequence MRLLFAVLILLSPLPALAGGAAAGWTDRGASRQTAEPSDATPEDAATQARSLFERDWQWRLQHQPELATRIGEHRYDGQLSDTSLAFAARRIEHARRMLERARRIDFVQLNDADRLSWELFIGDQERILARAAFLPFDPEPISAQDGLQLRLPQLIAQMPFVTEDDYRNYLSRLRALPHYVDGIVEQMREGMRTGWVAPKAVMAALPGQLKNLREHLPEGAVGAPLRALPATLSAEARDRIAVDGQAALQTAAGALQKLEEFVRTDYLPAARTTISASNLPGGQAWYALLVKEATTTNLTPTEIHALGLQEVARIRAEMQTLYPRTGFRGSYAQFLVFVRSDPRLFFSDPQALLARYRRTLVRAQAQLPALFGAIPAEELAVKPVQDGAAEAQGGAYYEAGTPERTAALVVNTSRLNTRPMWEVETLALHEGIPGHHLQVARAHELAQLPAFRRYGWYDAFGEGWALYAEGLGPELGLGRDPFSRFGTLADEQLRAARLVVDTGIHALGWTRQQALDYLNTNTANPAPDNELEVGRAIAQPGQVLSYKVGQLRILALRRQAEAALGPRFDVRAFHDALLGSGALPLDLLERQMRAWIAAQAAPAAPAQPPSPAAAPGPPNH; translated from the coding sequence ATGCGCCTGTTGTTTGCCGTCCTGATCCTGCTGAGCCCCTTGCCCGCGCTGGCAGGCGGCGCCGCGGCCGGGTGGACGGACCGGGGGGCGTCCCGTCAGACCGCCGAGCCATCCGACGCGACGCCGGAGGACGCGGCCACCCAGGCGCGCTCACTGTTCGAGCGCGACTGGCAGTGGCGCCTGCAGCACCAGCCCGAGCTGGCCACCCGCATCGGCGAGCACCGCTACGACGGCCAGCTGTCCGACACCTCGCTCGCCTTTGCCGCCCGCCGCATCGAGCACGCGCGCCGCATGCTCGAACGGGCGCGCCGCATCGACTTCGTGCAACTGAATGACGCCGACCGCCTGTCCTGGGAACTGTTCATCGGCGACCAGGAGCGCATCCTGGCGCGCGCCGCGTTCCTGCCCTTCGATCCCGAGCCGATCAGCGCCCAGGATGGCCTGCAGTTGCGCCTGCCGCAGCTGATCGCCCAGATGCCGTTCGTGACCGAGGACGATTACCGCAACTACTTGTCTCGCCTGCGCGCGCTGCCGCATTACGTCGACGGCATCGTCGAGCAGATGCGCGAGGGGATGCGTACCGGCTGGGTCGCGCCGAAAGCCGTCATGGCCGCGCTGCCCGGCCAGCTGAAAAACCTGCGCGAGCACTTGCCGGAGGGGGCCGTCGGCGCGCCGCTGCGGGCGCTGCCGGCCACCTTGTCGGCGGAGGCGCGCGACCGGATCGCGGTCGACGGCCAGGCCGCGCTGCAGACGGCCGCCGGCGCCCTGCAAAAGCTGGAAGAGTTCGTGCGCACCGATTATTTGCCGGCGGCGCGCACGACGATCTCGGCGTCGAACCTGCCGGGCGGGCAGGCCTGGTATGCGCTGCTGGTCAAGGAGGCGACCACGACCAACCTGACGCCGACGGAGATCCACGCGCTCGGCCTGCAGGAAGTCGCGCGCATCCGCGCCGAGATGCAGACCTTGTACCCACGCACCGGCTTTCGCGGCAGCTACGCGCAATTCCTGGTGTTCGTGCGCAGCGATCCGCGCCTGTTCTTCAGCGATCCGCAAGCGCTGCTGGCGCGCTACCGCCGCACCCTCGTCCGCGCGCAGGCGCAGCTGCCGGCGCTGTTCGGCGCCATCCCGGCCGAGGAACTGGCGGTCAAACCGGTCCAGGACGGCGCCGCCGAGGCCCAGGGCGGCGCCTATTACGAAGCCGGCACGCCGGAGCGCACCGCCGCGCTGGTGGTCAACACCTCGCGCCTGAACACCCGGCCGATGTGGGAAGTCGAAACGCTCGCCCTGCATGAAGGCATTCCGGGTCACCACCTGCAAGTCGCGCGCGCGCACGAGCTGGCGCAACTGCCGGCGTTTCGCCGCTACGGCTGGTACGACGCGTTCGGCGAAGGCTGGGCGCTGTACGCGGAGGGGCTGGGACCGGAGCTGGGGCTGGGGCGCGATCCGTTCTCGCGCTTCGGCACGCTGGCCGACGAGCAGCTGCGCGCGGCGCGCCTGGTCGTCGACACCGGCATCCACGCGCTCGGCTGGACGCGCCAGCAGGCACTGGACTACCTGAACACCAACACGGCCAACCCGGCGCCGGACAACGAGCTCGAAGTCGGGCGCGCGATCGCCCAGCCGGGCCAGGTGCTGAGCTACAAGGTCGGCCAGCTGCGCATCCTGGCGTTGCGGCGCCAGGCCGAAGCCGCGCTCGGCCCGCGCTTCGACGTGCGCGCCTTCCACGATGCGCTGCTCGGCAGCGGCGCCCTGCCGCTGGACCTGCTGGAACGGCAGATGCGCGCCTGGATCGCGGCCCAGGCGGCGCCCGCGGCGCCGGCCCAGCCCCCGTCCCCGGCAGCGGCGCCGGGGCCGCCGAATCATTGA
- the prmC gene encoding peptide chain release factor N(5)-glutamine methyltransferase, producing the protein MNVQAGASVQATLLALPLDPLENRILLCEATGLSRVQLITQSERPLSATEAARLTALVARRLAGEPIAYIVGRREFFGLDFEVNDAVLIPRPDTELIVELALARLPPQGRMLDMGTGSGAIAVACAHTRADAHVTALDVSEAALAVARRNADANGAAVRFLRSDWFGALDADPEAGDTFALIASNPPYIAAGDEHLAQGDLRFEPAGALTDHADGLSALRIIIAGSPRHLEPGGWLLLEHGYDQAAAVRALLAAGGFKDVQSWRDLAGIERVSGARLA; encoded by the coding sequence ATGAACGTCCAAGCCGGCGCCAGCGTCCAGGCCACCCTGCTCGCGCTGCCGCTCGACCCGCTCGAAAACCGCATCCTGCTGTGCGAAGCCACCGGCCTGTCGCGCGTGCAGCTGATCACCCAGTCCGAACGGCCGCTGTCCGCCACTGAAGCCGCGCGCCTGACGGCGCTGGTGGCGCGGCGCCTGGCCGGCGAACCGATCGCCTACATCGTCGGCCGGCGCGAATTCTTCGGGCTGGACTTCGAAGTGAACGACGCCGTGCTGATCCCGCGCCCGGACACCGAGCTGATCGTCGAACTGGCTTTGGCGCGCCTGCCGCCGCAGGGCCGCATGCTCGACATGGGCACCGGCAGTGGCGCGATCGCGGTCGCGTGCGCACACACGCGTGCGGACGCGCACGTGACGGCGCTCGACGTCAGCGAGGCCGCGCTGGCGGTCGCCCGGCGCAATGCCGACGCCAACGGCGCCGCGGTGCGCTTCCTGCGCAGCGACTGGTTCGGCGCACTCGACGCCGATCCCGAGGCCGGCGACACCTTCGCGCTGATCGCCTCGAATCCCCCCTACATCGCCGCCGGCGACGAACATCTGGCGCAGGGCGACCTGCGCTTCGAGCCGGCCGGCGCCCTGACCGACCATGCCGACGGCCTGTCGGCGCTGCGCATCATCATCGCCGGCAGCCCGCGCCACCTGGAGCCGGGCGGCTGGCTGCTGCTCGAGCACGGCTACGACCAGGCCGCCGCCGTGCGCGCGCTGCTGGCCGCCGGCGGCTTTAAGGATGTGCAGAGCTGGCGCGACCTGGCCGGCATCGAGCGCGTCAGCGGCGCACGCCTGGCGTAG
- a CDS encoding disulfide bond formation protein B — MPTSRNALLTIAAVSVALIGAALYLQHAKDMLPCPLCVIQRYLFLGIAVFALIGALARKVKLFTGLSLLCALGGLGVVGKHLYVLAHPGFSCGIDPMETVLNKIPTATMLPWLFRADGLCEAAQEPVLGLNVPQWSAVWFVLLTLALVWVLVRRAR; from the coding sequence ATGCCCACGTCCCGCAACGCCCTGCTCACCATCGCCGCCGTCAGCGTCGCCCTGATCGGCGCCGCCCTGTATCTGCAGCACGCGAAAGACATGCTGCCCTGCCCGCTTTGCGTGATCCAGCGCTACCTGTTCCTGGGCATCGCGGTCTTTGCATTGATCGGCGCGCTGGCGCGCAAGGTCAAGCTGTTTACCGGCTTGTCGCTGCTGTGCGCGCTGGGCGGCCTGGGCGTGGTCGGCAAACACCTGTACGTGCTGGCGCATCCCGGCTTCTCCTGCGGCATCGACCCGATGGAGACCGTGCTGAATAAAATCCCGACCGCCACCATGCTGCCCTGGCTGTTCCGCGCCGACGGCCTGTGCGAAGCGGCGCAGGAACCGGTGCTCGGCCTGAACGTGCCGCAGTGGTCGGCCGTGTGGTTCGTGCTGCTGACCCTGGCCCTGGTCTGGGTGCTGGTGCGCCGCGCGCGCTGA
- the prfA gene encoding peptide chain release factor 1: MKPSMLSKLDQLANRLVELDELLSLESATSNMDSYRKMTREHAELGPLVEVYHRYQTAQADLEAAQEMLLDPEMKEFAQDEIEAARARLVELDLELQKMLLPKDENDERNIFLEIRAGTGGDESALFAGDLLRMYTRYAERNRWQVEMVSESPSDLGGYREVIVRLVGNGAYSKLKFESGGHRVQRVPATETQGRIHTSACTVAVMPEADEVEDVDINPADLRIDTYRASGAGGQHINKTDSAVRITHLPTGIVVECQDDRSQHKNKAQAMKVLAARIKDVQIREQQSKEAATRKSLIGSGDRSERIRTYNFPQGRLTDHRINLTLYKLDMIMDGDLNELTSALSAEHQAEQLAALGD, from the coding sequence ATGAAACCATCCATGCTGTCCAAGCTGGACCAATTGGCCAACCGCCTCGTCGAGCTGGACGAACTGCTGTCGCTCGAGAGCGCGACGTCCAACATGGACAGCTACCGCAAGATGACGCGCGAGCACGCCGAGCTTGGCCCGCTGGTCGAGGTCTACCACCGCTACCAGACCGCGCAGGCCGACCTGGAGGCCGCGCAGGAGATGCTGCTCGACCCCGAGATGAAGGAGTTCGCCCAGGACGAGATCGAAGCGGCGCGCGCGCGCCTGGTCGAACTCGACCTCGAACTGCAGAAGATGCTGCTGCCGAAGGACGAGAACGACGAGCGCAACATCTTCCTCGAGATCCGCGCCGGCACCGGCGGCGACGAGTCGGCGCTGTTCGCCGGCGACCTGCTGCGCATGTACACCCGCTACGCCGAGCGCAACCGCTGGCAGGTCGAGATGGTGTCGGAATCGCCGTCCGACCTGGGCGGCTACCGCGAAGTCATCGTGCGCCTGGTCGGCAACGGCGCCTATTCGAAACTCAAATTCGAATCCGGCGGCCACCGCGTGCAGCGCGTGCCGGCCACCGAGACGCAGGGCCGCATCCACACCTCGGCCTGCACCGTGGCCGTGATGCCGGAAGCCGACGAGGTCGAGGACGTCGACATCAACCCGGCCGACCTGCGCATCGACACCTACCGCGCCAGCGGCGCCGGCGGCCAGCACATCAACAAGACCGATTCCGCGGTGCGCATCACCCACCTGCCCACGGGAATCGTGGTCGAGTGCCAGGACGACCGCAGCCAGCACAAGAACAAGGCGCAGGCGATGAAGGTGCTGGCGGCGCGCATCAAGGACGTGCAGATCCGCGAACAGCAGAGCAAGGAAGCGGCGACCCGTAAAAGCCTGATCGGCTCGGGCGACCGCAGCGAACGCATCCGCACCTACAACTTCCCGCAGGGCCGCCTGACCGATCACCGCATCAACCTGACCTTGTACAAGCTGGACATGATCATGGACGGCGACCTGAACGAGCTGACCAGCGCCTTGTCCGCCGAGCACCAGGCCGAGCAGCTGGCGGCGTTAGGCGATTAA